Proteins encoded within one genomic window of Columba livia isolate bColLiv1 breed racing homer chromosome 1, bColLiv1.pat.W.v2, whole genome shotgun sequence:
- the EPYC gene encoding epiphycan has translation MQTFANIFLGFFIFESVGAAPISDTVIYDSEFYDIPLGELPHPFVYDENEPSDQLETEIGTALPSVIQESYSSAPLTEEHEEEASTPKLIDGSSAQGSGVLGPQTQDGLPTCILCTCIGTTVYCDDHELDAVPPLPKKTMYFYSRYNRIRKINRNDFANLNKLKRIDLTANFISEIHEDAFRRLPQLEELVLRDNRIRQLPELPSTLTLIDVSKNRLGRKGIRNEAFKDLHELQHLYITDNNLDHIPLPLPESLQALHLQNNNIQEMHEDTFCKMKDFSYVRRALEDIRLDGNPINLSRTPYAYMCLPRLPVGNLI, from the exons ATGCAGacctttgcaaatatttttctgggattttttaTCTTCGAGTCTGTTGGAGCCGCACCTATCTCTGATACCGTAATTTATGATTCTGAATTCTATGACATACCGCTTGGTGAACTGCCTCACCCATTTGTCTATGATGAAAATGAGCCATCTGATCAATTAGAG ACAGAGATTGGGACAGCGCTACCTTCTGTAATTCAAGAGAGTTATTCTTCTGCACCACTCACAGAAGAACATGAGGAGGAAGCATCAACTCCAAAATTAATTGATGGGTCTTCAGCACAGGGGTCTGGGGTTCTTGGACCCCAAACTCAAGATG GTCTTCCCACTTGCATTTTGTGTACATGCATAGGGACCACAGTCTACTGTGATGATCATGAACTTGATGCTGTTCCACCACTGCCTAAGAAAACCATGTATTTCTACTCACGCTACAACAGAATCAGGAAGATCAACAGAAATGACTTTGCTAACTTAA ACAAATTAAAAAGGATTGATTTGACTGCAAACTTTATATCAGAGATCCATGAAGATGCCTTCCGGAGATTGCCCCAACTTGAGGAGCTGGTGCTCCGTGACAATAGGATAAGGCAACTCCCTGAGTTACCATCTACCTTAACATTAATTGATGTCAGCAAGAACAGGCTTGGTCGCAAGGGAATACGTAATGAGGCATTCAAA GATCTGCATGAACTGCAGCATCTTTACATCACTGACAATAACTTGGATCACATTCCATTGCCGCTCCCTGAAAGCCTCCAGGCTCTTCATCTCCAG aacaacAACATTCAAGAGATGCACGAAGACACTTTCTgcaaaatgaaagattttagtTATGTACGTAGGGCTCTTGAAGACATCAGACTGGATGGTAATCCCATCAACCTGAGCAGAACACCTTACGCATACATGTGTCTACCCCGTTTGCCAGTTGGTAACCTCATCTAA